CTGATTCTGCCCCGGCGCAGTGACCATCCCCTGGTGGATCTGGCCAGTTACCATTATTGCGGCATCCTGATGGAGCATGGAGCGCACGTTTATCTCTTCGGTGACGGGATGCTCCATGCCAAGCTGCTGCGCGTGGACGACGCCGTGGCCATGATCGGGTCGGCCAATTTCGACATTCGTTCATTTTATCTCAACCTGGAAGTGGTCCTTTTTCTGTTTGATCAGGAGTTTCTGTACACGGTTCGTCAGCTGCAAAGCCAATACCGCTCCCGCTCCGAAAAAGTCGACCCCAATATCTGGAATCGCCGCCCCTGGCCGCGTCGTCTTCTGGAATCCATTGCCAAGGTGTTCAGCCCGCTACTCTAGCAGTCCGTTGAAAAACTCCCAATTGCTGCGTCGCTGCTCCGGCACTTACTCTTTGCAGTATACGTTTTCTCGTATCTCGGCACGAGACTCTCCAGTAAGTGCCGGATTGCTCCTTGCACTTGGGTTTTTTGAACGGACTGCCAGATAAGGGCTTTTTCAACACTCAGCTAGCTGAACGCGAAAGGAGTTTATGCATGTCTTCTCCGGCTTATGACGAATTGACGCGCATCTTTGCCCGGCTGCACCGCATTGGGCATCTGGGGGCGCTGGCCGCCTGGGATCAAGCCGTGATGATGCCCCCTGGAGGTAATCGGGCTCGCGGGGCGGCCATGGCCGAGTTGGACGTCCTGATGCACGAGATGCTGACCAGCCCCCAGCTCAAGGATGCGCTGCACGCCGCGCAGCAAGAGGAGCTTGCCCCCATGCAGCGATCCAATCTGCGGGAGATGCGGCGGGCCTGGGAAACGGCGAATCTGGTGCCGTCCAGTCTGGTGGAGGCCAAGTCCCTGGCCGGAACACGCTGTGAGCACGCCTGGCGCGAACAGCGTCCTGCCCATGACTGGGATGGGTTTGCCACGAACCTGCGCGAGGTGGTTCGCCTCAGCCGGGAAGAAGCCTGGCTGCTGGCCCAATACAAGGGCTGCTCCCCGTATGACGCTCTGGTGGACCGCTTTGAGCCGGGCATGACCTCGGCGACTATCGAGGCGGTGTTTCAGGATGTCGCGAAGTGGCTACCCGGTCTGATCGGGCAGGTTCAGGCCAGTCAGGCCGTGGAATCGGTCAGCCGGCCCAGCGGTCCTTTCCCCCGCGAGGGGCAAAGAGCCTTGGCCGCGAAAGTCATGGAGCTCTTGGGTTTTGATTTTTCCCACGGACGACTGGATGTCAGCATCCATCCTTTTTGTGGCGGGGTGCCCGAGGATGTGCGGATCACCACCCGCTACGACGAGGACGACGTGACCAGAAGCCTGATGGGCGTGATCCACGAAACCGGTCATGGGTGCTATGAACAGAATCTGCCCCAGGAGTGGCTGGAGCAGCCCGTGGGAACGGCGCGGTCCATGGCCATCCATGAAAGCCAGAGCCTGCTCTTTGAAATGCAGCTCTCCCGGTCACCGGCGTTTCTGCGCCTGATCACGCCGTTGATCCGGGAGCATTGTGGAGATCGTCCCGGCTTGTCCGTGGACAACCTGGCTCGGTGTGCCACCCGGGTCAGTCCGGGGCGGATCCGGGTGGATGCTGATGAGGTTTGTTATCCGGCGCACATCATGCTGCGCTTTGAGATCGAACGGGACCTGATCAATTCCCGGATCGAGGTCGAGGACATCCCGGGCATCTGGGACGAAAAGATGCAGGCATATCTGGGCGTGGATACCCGCGGCGATTTTCGAGACGGACCGATGCAGGACATTCATTGGACCCAGGGTGCATTTGGCTATTTTCCCAGCTACACCCTCGGGGCAATGTACGCGGCCCAGCTGTTTGCCGCCATTCGCAACGGTCTCCCAGACGTGGACGATCAGGTGGCCGACGGCAACCTGTCCCCGATCTTCGACTGGCTGCGCGGCCATATCTGGTCCAGGGGCAGTGGACCAACCACCGAAGAACTCATCCGGGAGGCCACGGGTGAGGAGCTGAATCCGGCGTATTTTCGCGGACATCTGGAAGCCCGCTATCTCGGCTAGCAGGTGTTTTCCGGGGCAGTGTCGGATTCCAGCTTCCGGTACAAGGTTCGGCGGCAGATGCCCAGGATGGAGGCCGCACGGCGCTTGTTGCCGTTGACCGTGTCCAGAACATGGCGGATGTAGCCCTGCTCGGCAGCGGCCAGGGTGGGTAGGTCCGTCTCGTCCGGATTCTCCGCCTTCCCCGGCGTGACATACGGCGTTGCATTGGAGGTGCCTTGGGGAGCCGCATTTCTGATGCGTGTCGGGAGGTGCTCGGGTAGAATGGTTTTCCCGTCGCAGAAGGTCACGGAGCGTTCCACGGCGTTGCGCAACTCCCGGACATTGCCGGGAAACGGATAGGATTTGAGGATATCCAGGGTTTTTGGATCAAATTTCTGGATCTGCTTTTCCAGCTGAATGCAGAATCGTTGCAGGAAGCGGCCGGCCAGCAGCTCCAGGTCATCTCCACGTTCTCGTAGCGGGGGGAGTTTCAGGGTGAACGTTTCCAAGCGATAAAAGAGATCCTCCCGGAATCTTCCGGCACGGACTTCCTGCTCCAGGTCCCGGTGGGTGGCAGCCACGGTGCGCACGTTGACCTGCACTTCCTTATCCGCTCCCACGGGGCGCATTTTGCCGTCCTGAAGGATACGCAACAGCTTTGCCTGCAGAAACAGGGGCATTTCCGAAATTTCATCCAGAAACAGCGTGCCGCCCTCCGCTTCGGCGAACAAACCCCGCCGCGCCTTGCCCGCCCCGGTGAATGCTCCGGCCCGGTGACCGAAAAACTCACTTTCCAGCAGTTGTTCCGGGATGCCGGCACAGTTGACGGCCTGGAACGAACGCGCCTGTTGCGACCCACTGGCATGGACCGCCCTGGCCACCAGTTCCTTGCCCGTGCCTGACTCACCCAGAATCAGCACGGGGCCGTCGGCCTGGGCCACCCGGGTGATCTGTTCAAACAGCGTCCGCATGGCGCTGCTTTGGCCAATCATCCCATGAAAGGCATCCTGGTTTAAATAATCCCGGATCCGCCGGATCTCCTGACGCAGGGCCCGATTTTTCAGAATGCGGTTCACCGTGAGGATGAAATGATCCAAATCCAGCGGTTTGGTCAGGAAATCCTCGGCACCGGCCTTGAGGGCCTCCACGGCCTTGGCAATGCTGCCAAACGCCGTAATCAGCAAAAAGCCGGGTGTTTCGGCCGTTTCCCCGGTTTCGGCCCGTTGCAGCAGTTCCAGACCGTCCATGCCAGGCAATCGCAGATCACTGACCACCAGGTCCGGCCGCCATTCCTGGATCTCGTCCAGCGCTTTTTCCGCGGTGTCGACCCACCGAGCGGAAAGATCATGGTCCTGTAATTCCTGAATCAGCAGGCGACCAAAGGACTGGTCATCCTCGACGACCAAAACCTTGCGGTTGGTGCCGCTGGGATCATGGCTGGTTTTCATACATGCTCTTCCTTTTCCTTGTTTGGCTCCAAACCGCGCATTGCATCCGCCAGTGGCAGATGGATGCGAAAAAAAGCTCCTCCTCCCGGATTGGCGCCAAAGTCGATGGTTCCATCATGTTCTCGCAAAATGCCGTGAACAACCGCCAGACCCAAACCGGTTCCCTGACCGACGCTTTTCGTGGTGAAAAAAGGTTCGAACAGCTTGGGGGCAATGTCCGTTGAAATGCCTGGGCCGTCGTCATCCACCTGTATCCAGACCTGTGAGCCATCCGTGCCCCAGGAGACGTGCACCGTGCCGCCTGCCGCGGCATG
This Desulfonatronum thioautotrophicum DNA region includes the following protein-coding sequences:
- a CDS encoding carboxypeptidase M32, whose product is MSSPAYDELTRIFARLHRIGHLGALAAWDQAVMMPPGGNRARGAAMAELDVLMHEMLTSPQLKDALHAAQQEELAPMQRSNLREMRRAWETANLVPSSLVEAKSLAGTRCEHAWREQRPAHDWDGFATNLREVVRLSREEAWLLAQYKGCSPYDALVDRFEPGMTSATIEAVFQDVAKWLPGLIGQVQASQAVESVSRPSGPFPREGQRALAAKVMELLGFDFSHGRLDVSIHPFCGGVPEDVRITTRYDEDDVTRSLMGVIHETGHGCYEQNLPQEWLEQPVGTARSMAIHESQSLLFEMQLSRSPAFLRLITPLIREHCGDRPGLSVDNLARCATRVSPGRIRVDADEVCYPAHIMLRFEIERDLINSRIEVEDIPGIWDEKMQAYLGVDTRGDFRDGPMQDIHWTQGAFGYFPSYTLGAMYAAQLFAAIRNGLPDVDDQVADGNLSPIFDWLRGHIWSRGSGPTTEELIREATGEELNPAYFRGHLEARYLG
- a CDS encoding sigma-54-dependent transcriptional regulator; this encodes MKTSHDPSGTNRKVLVVEDDQSFGRLLIQELQDHDLSARWVDTAEKALDEIQEWRPDLVVSDLRLPGMDGLELLQRAETGETAETPGFLLITAFGSIAKAVEALKAGAEDFLTKPLDLDHFILTVNRILKNRALRQEIRRIRDYLNQDAFHGMIGQSSAMRTLFEQITRVAQADGPVLILGESGTGKELVARAVHASGSQQARSFQAVNCAGIPEQLLESEFFGHRAGAFTGAGKARRGLFAEAEGGTLFLDEISEMPLFLQAKLLRILQDGKMRPVGADKEVQVNVRTVAATHRDLEQEVRAGRFREDLFYRLETFTLKLPPLRERGDDLELLAGRFLQRFCIQLEKQIQKFDPKTLDILKSYPFPGNVRELRNAVERSVTFCDGKTILPEHLPTRIRNAAPQGTSNATPYVTPGKAENPDETDLPTLAAAEQGYIRHVLDTVNGNKRRAASILGICRRTLYRKLESDTAPENTC